A genomic region of Thiohalophilus sp. contains the following coding sequences:
- a CDS encoding DUF2452 domain-containing protein encodes MTNDDDTKKYSGELHQGEDRSAPYPVSRLAPAFELVDLAKQISEADKMINTRVSSKLNVIADQIRHLQDEARQVLEDTQKDQQLHQAACNFQRQPGHIYHLYRKPDGRSWFSMLSPDDWGGQPPNEYVGSYRLEADMSWTDMATVNEHDSDDTRELVKRLLEGHGL; translated from the coding sequence ATGACAAACGACGACGACACGAAAAAATATTCCGGTGAACTGCATCAGGGCGAAGACCGCTCCGCCCCCTATCCGGTCAGCCGATTGGCGCCCGCCTTCGAGCTGGTGGATCTGGCCAAGCAGATCAGCGAAGCGGACAAGATGATCAATACCCGTGTCAGCTCCAAGTTGAATGTGATCGCCGATCAGATCCGGCATCTGCAGGACGAGGCCCGCCAGGTCCTCGAGGACACGCAGAAGGATCAACAACTGCACCAGGCGGCCTGCAATTTCCAGCGCCAGCCGGGGCACATTTATCATCTTTACCGCAAGCCCGATGGACGCAGCTGGTTCTCCATGCTCTCGCCCGATGACTGGGGAGGCCAGCCGCCCAACGAATATGTCGGTTCCTATCGCCTGGAGGCCGATATGTCCTGGACCGATATGGCCACGGTCAACGAACACGACAGCGACGACACCCGCGAGCTGGTCAAGCGGCTACTGGAAGGCCACGGACTCTGA
- a CDS encoding phosphate/phosphite/phosphonate ABC transporter substrate-binding protein has product MRVSHAITLLILFLPGQSAMAAGVIKIGVFSPDGFKTGIHRWQPTAEYLQSRIPEKRFQMLPYQELAELEQDARRGKFDLVLTHPASYVRLEQQVGLVRLVSRAQRDQGQIHTHAATVIFTRADNDQLNSLADFTQTPFICTDEQDYNAWQLVQLELLRRQRDPARAFSRVDFAGNAEGVLRGVMAGDYPAGAMAARDFDRFLRQGRITPQAVRILEGNEMPGFPFRYSGALYPQWPLGALPDTPAPLRGAVTEALLAMPAGHPAGQAGDYAGWVESVHYQAVRPLLDKSLTQHVVERQLTVANLWLQQNRRSVLISVGVTLFVWLLLRLLGRLPQRRLHP; this is encoded by the coding sequence ATGCGAGTATCTCATGCCATTACCTTGCTGATTCTGTTTCTGCCGGGCCAGTCGGCGATGGCCGCCGGCGTCATCAAGATCGGCGTATTCAGTCCGGACGGTTTCAAAACCGGGATACATCGCTGGCAACCCACGGCCGAGTATCTACAATCCCGCATCCCCGAAAAGCGCTTTCAGATGTTGCCCTACCAGGAGCTGGCCGAGCTGGAACAGGATGCGCGACGCGGCAAGTTTGATCTGGTCCTGACCCACCCCGCCTCATACGTCCGCCTGGAGCAACAGGTCGGACTGGTTCGGCTCGTATCCCGTGCACAGCGAGATCAGGGGCAAATCCACACCCATGCCGCCACCGTCATCTTCACCCGGGCGGATAATGACCAACTCAACAGCCTCGCTGATTTCACCCAAACGCCGTTCATCTGCACGGATGAACAGGATTACAACGCCTGGCAACTGGTGCAGCTGGAACTGCTACGTCGGCAACGGGATCCGGCCAGGGCCTTCTCCCGGGTGGATTTTGCCGGCAACGCGGAAGGCGTGTTGCGGGGCGTCATGGCCGGCGACTACCCCGCCGGCGCCATGGCCGCCCGCGATTTTGACCGCTTTTTGCGTCAGGGGCGCATCACGCCTCAGGCCGTACGGATTCTTGAGGGGAACGAGATGCCGGGTTTCCCGTTCCGCTACAGTGGTGCGCTGTATCCCCAGTGGCCGCTGGGCGCCCTGCCGGACACGCCGGCGCCACTGCGCGGCGCCGTCACAGAGGCCCTGCTGGCCATGCCGGCCGGGCACCCGGCCGGACAGGCGGGTGATTATGCCGGCTGGGTCGAGTCCGTGCATTATCAGGCTGTGCGCCCGCTACTGGATAAAAGCCTGACTCAACATGTGGTCGAACGCCAGTTGACTGTCGCCAATCTCTGGCTGCAACAAAACCGGCGCAGCGTGTTGATTAGTGTGGGAGTCACACTCTTTGTCTGGTTACTGTTGCGCCTGTTGGGTCGCCTGCCTCAGCGCCGCCTGCACCCCTGA
- a CDS encoding lysophospholipid acyltransferase family protein, protein MKLRRRLLYLFAKPLLKGLMNVLWLTCRVKAVIGEEHAEQILANGKPVIPCYWHQHHIFGIWYMLQLRQRGLKVGFLISPSRDGEVPARIAESWGLRAIRGSSNRTGARAMKELYELITKEGISPVNTSDGPTGPIHKFKPGALMLSQMSGAPILPISWAASRYWQLASWDRFIIPKPFSRIVIAVGEPRYVERQLGMTELEPLQQALEQTLHGLENTAEQRLPA, encoded by the coding sequence ATGAAACTACGCCGCCGTCTGCTGTATCTGTTTGCCAAACCCTTGCTCAAGGGCCTGATGAATGTGTTGTGGCTCACCTGCCGGGTCAAGGCGGTGATTGGGGAGGAACATGCCGAGCAGATTCTGGCCAACGGCAAGCCGGTGATTCCCTGTTACTGGCATCAGCACCATATTTTCGGCATCTGGTACATGCTGCAACTGCGCCAACGCGGCCTCAAGGTCGGTTTTCTCATCAGCCCCTCGCGTGACGGTGAAGTCCCCGCCAGAATTGCCGAATCCTGGGGATTGCGGGCGATTCGTGGCTCCAGCAACCGCACCGGTGCCCGGGCCATGAAAGAGCTGTATGAGTTGATCACCAAAGAAGGCATCTCCCCGGTCAACACCTCCGACGGACCCACCGGCCCGATTCACAAGTTCAAACCCGGCGCGCTCATGCTCTCACAGATGAGCGGTGCCCCCATCCTGCCAATCTCCTGGGCAGCCAGCCGGTACTGGCAACTGGCCTCCTGGGATCGTTTTATCATTCCCAAGCCCTTTTCCCGCATTGTCATCGCGGTGGGCGAGCCTCGTTATGTCGAACGCCAGCTCGGCATGACCGAACTGGAACCCCTGCAACAGGCGCTGGAGCAGACACTCCACGGGTTGGAAAATACGGCCGAACAACGGTTGCCTGCATAA
- a CDS encoding 4'-phosphopantetheinyl transferase family protein: protein MSQSEVRLLYMNIDPEKISPATLERWLAQLPARKRDQIGKHRHHANRVQSAAGWRLVEQAMRDLGFADFSLEAVDFASPHKSGSAFPADFNISHSGQLVCAAALRNGRIGIDVEQFRPLKSDVIHKYLTPAQARQCETDPNRFFDFWTQKEAVVKAHGQEGIARLREVELHDGKAHFADKTWYLTPLSLADGYVGHIATDLSSTRLEIEQIDSDQVRT, encoded by the coding sequence ATGAGCCAGTCTGAAGTCCGCCTACTATATATGAATATCGATCCGGAGAAAATCAGCCCGGCGACGCTGGAGCGGTGGCTGGCTCAACTTCCCGCCCGTAAACGTGACCAGATTGGCAAACACCGCCATCACGCCAACCGGGTCCAGTCAGCCGCTGGCTGGCGACTGGTGGAACAGGCCATGCGTGACCTCGGTTTTGCCGATTTCAGCCTCGAGGCGGTCGACTTCGCCAGTCCCCACAAATCCGGCTCCGCCTTCCCCGCCGATTTCAATATCAGCCATTCGGGTCAACTGGTCTGCGCCGCGGCGCTGCGTAACGGGCGCATCGGCATCGATGTGGAACAGTTTCGGCCACTGAAAAGCGATGTCATCCATAAATATCTGACCCCGGCACAGGCACGCCAGTGCGAGACAGATCCGAACCGGTTTTTTGATTTCTGGACACAAAAAGAGGCCGTGGTCAAGGCCCATGGCCAGGAAGGCATCGCCCGGCTGCGCGAGGTCGAACTGCACGACGGCAAGGCCCACTTCGCGGATAAAACCTGGTACCTGACCCCGCTGTCTCTGGCCGACGGTTACGTCGGTCACATCGCCACCGATCTGTCGTCAACCCGGCTCGAAATCGAACAGATCGATTCGGATCAAGTCCGCACATGA